AACATGCTTTATTGAACGTTCCCCACAAACTGTTCATATTATCTCACCCTGTTTATTGTGTGCCAGAACATTATCGTACGATGGTGTGACCCCAGAGCTGAAAAGTTGGGGTCCAAGTACAGAACATACACAAATACTGCATAACATCATGTATTACAGTACGTGCCAAATTATTATCAATTAATATCCATAAACAAATTTTAGAAAGGGGAAGTTGTCACGTGGACAAGCTGTTAAAAGCATCATATTTCATATGGTTTCATGTAAAAACTTTCATGCACAAAAACAATTGCATTACGTTTTTTTCTAGCAGTGGTTTTGTTATAAATTGATAATTTTGATGTTGCAGAAGATACATATTttgaacaaacaataatcctGATATAAGCTGAGCCTTCATGTGGCGTCAAAGATCAAATGCAGAGGTcattccttaaagggatagttcaccccccaaaaaacaaaatctgtcatcaaacctatatacatttcttattCTTTGGAACACAAAGAAGGATATTTGCAAGAACATTTTCAGTTTGGAGACATCAATTACTACCACAGTTAATTCAAAAAGGGACACAGGGACTGTCACAGGGACAGGGAAATTgttatgtcatcatttgctcacctttaatttgttccaaatttgcatacatttctttgttctgatgaacacagagaaagatatttggaagaatgcttgtcactaaacagttcttggccaccattgactaccgtagtaggaaaaataacaatggtagtcaaaagttccccagaactgtttgctttcctacattcttcaaaatatcttcttttgtgttcaacagaacagagaaatttacaaagaaaatggtagccaagaactgtttggttacaagcattcttctttctctgtgttcatcagaacaaagacatttatacagatttggaacaactcaatggtgagtaaacgatgacagaatttgcataaaattgcatttgggtgaactgttcctttaagatcaTAGGTGCAGGAGAAGATTCAAAACATACGTCTGCAAGTATAAAGAAGCCATCATCAAGTTAGGAGCATCAAACTCTGGCCAAAACTGTGATATTTTAGGGCCTAACATGTGACAGCCAGGACTGGGGAGATATAGATTTTGGATAGAAACGGTTTGAAAGTTTCCTGTGCACAAAGCTGCCAGTCATCACACAGCTTCAGCGACCTGGGTTTGGGGTAACTGATGATCATCTTCTTTGTGGCACAGTACCTCTTATCTCCTCTTGTCTGTGTGGCGATGACAGTGAACTTACACTGTACTAACGTTCTCCATGTGACTGTGCAACCtgataatttcttttttttcacacTCTGATACTCACTACAATAGAGAAGAACAAATGCAACTGGAAAAAATGTCTGTTGTCAATCATATATCTGGGAGGTGTTCAGTATATGCACCACTACCACTACTACtaccactttaagtgctatatagaaccatatcttggtgcttcagtggttcttctgGTTCTTTGGGTTgcctgaggtgctatatagaacctctgaagaaccacacaggggcttaacaggttctagTGCTATAGGACCAGTTTTTTGAGTGTATATTCAGCACATACTGGTGCAGCTGCATCATTATTTAGAAATAATAGGCCTATTCTATGATAAGAGAGCTGGGATCAGTGCTGTAAACAAGAACTAAAGGTTTCTTCATGATGTTGTGAAGATTGAAATGACAATAATTGTGTCAGCACACAGTTTATACAGCATATGTTGCAAGTCAAAAACACCACTTTATATTGTAATGATCAGGTAACAATGATGCTTCATGTATCAGAATGGCATTTTACAGCTAAATGGCACAATGAATAGCAGATCACGTTTTACTCTAAAATGGAAAGCAAACTAAATCTTAGTATAAAGATTCAGAAAgcttttaaagcaacactatataACGTTTGCTCacggttcccccatgtggttgataagcgcaattgtctgttgcctaccagtgtcgtaaataatgtTGCTGTATAAGCATCCCCGTGGGCAGcacaatacacgtgaatttgttgaaGTAAAAAACGTCGTTTGGAAACCATgtcgcactcttccgcaggcaggggatgggcagggctgtgtgtaccgacccaaacacagaatttacagagtgtggttgtagccgctatgaggctgctcagatAGCAGCGGAAGTAGAATTCGTCCGGtcaagagttgttctaccactgaaataattttagagacattattttaaggttggaaaaactacaaagtgttgctttaagagaAAATAACAGTTCTTGAACatgtaatgttaaaattcttaGTAGGCAGAATATGTTGATATtcataaagaaaacaatatcAGCTCAAATGTGCAATGTTAATATATATCACCCATACATAAATAGAGAAAGGAGACAGAAGCTGATGAGACAGAAGCCCTATAGACCAgttgcatttaaatgcattcaaatttaaatgtaaaacaacgCCATCTAGTCACCACAGAAAAGAAGTGCAAGTGccataattcattttaaaataaaacttttctgtttatttattcaccccAATGTCATCCAATATgtttatgtctttctttcttcagtcaAACAAAAAAGGGTTTTGAGGAAAGATATTCCAGAATCTTTCTCCATATAATGCAATTCAATTCAAACCATTGCATTGAAGggcaaaattacagtttcagtcCTGCTTCAAATGGCACTATGTGATTAATGTGATAATATCAACATGTTGTGAGTGTGCGAGGGTTTGAATGTGCGGTTTGTGATAACACAAAATTACATGGGTAGTATTAACATTATTAGAACATAAACACGGTTTATGAGGACACTTTATGTTTTCTgataggtttaggggtggggatAGGGGGAGAGAGAATTTTATTATctcagtataaaaaccattccTATGGAAAGTTCCTGTATACCACATGCCAGagtaataaataatttgttttttagaccgtaaaaaaatcttgaattttacaaatgatgtatttatattttattttttattgctttGAATGGCATTATTTATACAGATATATTGTAATGACGTATGATCAAATATCTCAGTTCAAAAGATGAAAAGCACAGTAAATTAGATGTTGTGGGATTTTTTGAATGCATTACATTGCCCATTTTCACAGTTTATTTTCCATTAGTGCATATACTAATGAAAGATAAGAGTCTAGCAAAACATCCTAGTCTCTATAGTGTTTTATCTACAAGTCATGCAGACTGCCATCTCATAGGATAAATCTTAATTCGAAACCAATCAATTATTTGTACAACTGAAAACTACAAATATGTACATTTCATACAAAGTGACATTGTGTTAATTTATAAcaaaattgtttaaatgttctcaCAAATGAGAAAATCCTTTATAAAACATGTGCTGATACAAAGCACATATAAAGTATGGCAATTTTCAATTCATAAGATGTGAATTGAACTTGAAAAGTAAACGTTTTACTCAGAAATGGAACTCACAGCAAGGGAAGGGATTAACAGATGTTCTCACCAAGCCTTCAAACTGACATCGGAGTAGCCATTTCAAGGCAGAAGAACATTTTTagatattgattaaatattacaGGATTACATGTCTGACATGTACAGATGAATTGTTCACCACAACGCTAGCAATGTGCACTAACAAATTACATATTGTCATTTTTGATTTCATTGGAACATTAAGATATGTGCTAGATTTTCACATGTTGTgcaacatgaaacaaaaagtaGGTGACTGAGAACAGAAGCTCACAATCACTTAGCATCCATCCCAAAAATGTTAAGCATAAAAAGAGCACACAGTCTATGCTAACAAAGTGAGGAATGTGCTGTTGTGAAACTTGAACAGAATGTGCAGCTGTTTTGCTTGACACTGCGAACTTCCACAGCATGTTTCTGGAGAACTGGTATGGCCAAGCACCTGAGAGTTCCAGATACCATCCTGAGAGTTACTGCATACCTCAAACTGCAGAGAAAGTTATGTTACATAATGTCAATTATATACACGCGGTGTTTACACACTACTTCTTAAAAGTTTGTTTCACGTTACTGAAATGTTCTTCATGATCTTAAATAGCTGGATGTCTAAAATGAGTTATGTTGAGGTAAATATACTTTTGCAATATTACTTTTTCTTTCATTGCAAATCAAATTACCATTGTTTctagttacatttgtgtttcataTATAGCTTTGAATTcactatatttaaaaatgtaaaaaataacctAAAATTCGAACTGTAGTGTGTTGAGAgtatttgtgtgattttgtgtttgagtgtgtgtactggggtgtgcgtgtgtgtttgggcTTACTTCCGCATCGCTGTCTGAAAtctttgcagcagtttattagGCATCCACTGTTGCAGTTACAGCTATTTAGTAAACTCCACTTCTCATTGCATCTCCCATAACAAGATGTTGAGGCTATACCGAAAACACATATAAAGACCATAAGTCAAACGCATTTGGTTAAGGATGTTTAAATGTGTATGGCTGTATCTTTGAGATTTTTACTTAGGCTGGAAGAAGAGCAATAGCTTGGGGGATTGAAGAAGACGAATCCCGGCAAATTCTGTCTGATTATGTTAGTGATCCAGCTCTGGTATTGTGACACGCGCGTGTACACACCGGGTGAGTTGGGATCAGCACAGCCATAACCCCAGCTAGTGATACCAGACTGAACCCACTTTGAACACAACTGGCTTACCATTGGACCTCCAGAGTCCCCCTACAGAAAGGGtaacaaaatgaaaaagacaGAGGAATTACATGTTTCAGTTACAATTTATGGGACATTTTTATCAGGAGAGGACAGGAAAAAATGACAGGAAAACACAACAACCTCCCAatctatattatatatattattttaaatgaaagataATTGTATAATtagtattataattattatatcaaATATCAAAAATATAGTATTTTTATAGTATTATATTCTTCtcagattttgaagaaagtttatGAAGGCacatgaatataaaaaaatcaagctCATAGTTGATGTACCTGACAGGTATCTTTGCCACCCTGCACGTAACCAGCACACATCATGTTGTTGGTGACAGATCCAGCACCCAGAAGAAAATTGCATTGAATATTTGGCACTACAGGAACCACAGTTTCTTGAAGAGCTAGAGGAGCTGGTAAACTCACtatacatgcacaaacacacacactcattaatCTGTATTGTTACAAGTAGAAGTCTTCACGGGAAtggataaatgtttttgtaaatgttcGTACCTCCGTTTAAaatatctccccagcctgtgaTCCAGCTGCTGGTGCCAGAAGCAAAGACACTATTCTGGGATGCCAGACATACAGGTCTGATATAGTCAGTAAAGGTGACTGGAGAGGACAGACGCAGGAGAGCGATGTCATTGTCATTGGTGATGCTGCTGTAGGCGGTGTGAATGATGAGGCTACTGACGGTTCTAGAGACTTCATGGACATTAACTTCCTGCTGTGTTTTTCTTCCCAAGTACACATGTATACTGGATGTGGTGACACTGGATACAAGCagagaaaatgcaaaaacaatagATATAAACTTCTACGACACACACActtgtgcttcaaaaggttcttcgatgccatagaataacctttttgttccataaagaacctttaacatctgaagaatttttctgtttcacaaaaggttctttgtggtgaaaaaaggatcttcagattataaaaaataaagaaggaGATTGTCCTTTAAAGAGCCTTTGGcggaatggttctttgtggaatcaaaaatggttattctatggcatcgctgtgaagaacctctTAAGCACCTTAAGCAGGGAACAAACATACtacaaaaaacatgaataaaaacccAATAAAAAAGTATATCCTTAGTtgaactttggataaaagtatatataaaaTGCATACATCTAAATGGGTGTATATATGttcttgcagggcatcagggGTAACCATAGCCACCATgaagtaaaaaaagtatttaactgAATACATTCCTTACAGTTTGTAGTTATTATGTGGTTCTTACCCAGATAAACAGTGAGCTGCTGTCAACACCCATTCATTGTTGATGAGTGAGCCTCCACAAAAATGACCTCCGTAAGTGGAGCTGTGCAGACTGACCTGCCACGGCCACGACCCATCAGTGGCATCTACACCACCCACAATACGGGTGTTTAAAGGGGCGCGGCCACAAACTGTTGAAAATTTTTGCGAGAtcacaatgaaacaaatgatagaaacatttctgtttgaaaaGAATTTGACTTAATAACATCTAATGACAGAGAGAGCGTCTTACCATTCGACTGAGACTGTGAGCCTGCATTGGAAAagacaaaatagtaaacatTTGGTGTTGTTACATTAACAACTGCAGGCATTGTGTTTCTTTTAATGATCCTGCCGCAAACCATTGTACTTGTGAGAGACAACAAGCCAGACATTTCAGGAGAAACCGGTTTCATTTAAAGCATACATAGCCTCCAATTATTCAAATAAGCAGCTTTAATCCTTACATTCTTCGTTCCACTGTATATGCCCCGCAGCATGAAATGTATTGTCAATGCcccaaataacatttataacaaGATCATAGCAATAAAAAGACCTTGTGGATTCTGTCATAAGGATTTTTTATCAACACAG
The Triplophysa rosa linkage group LG7, Trosa_1v2, whole genome shotgun sequence genome window above contains:
- the LOC130556566 gene encoding serine protease 27-like; the encoded protein is MKRVSVKMWRFTCTTLVLLICVKGSQSQSNVCGRAPLNTRIVGGVDATDGSWPWQVSLHSSTYGGHFCGGSLINNEWVLTAAHCLSGVTTSSIHVYLGRKTQQEVNVHEVSRTVSSLIIHTAYSSITNDNDIALLRLSSPVTFTDYIRPVCLASQNSVFASGTSSWITGWGDILNGVSLPAPLALQETVVPVVPNIQCNFLLGAGSVTNNMMCAGYVQGGKDTCQGDSGGPMVSQLCSKWVQSGITSWGYGCADPNSPGVYTRVSQYQSWITNIIRQNLPGFVFFNPPSYCSSSSLTSTSCYGRCNEKWSLLNSCNCNSGCLINCCKDFRQRCGI